From Coffea arabica cultivar ET-39 chromosome 10e, Coffea Arabica ET-39 HiFi, whole genome shotgun sequence, one genomic window encodes:
- the LOC140015482 gene encoding uncharacterized protein isoform X1, translating to MMGSKAKAMGSGLTPLLTTVLVVFVALGLPSETAADDHYKYSSPPPPYHYPSPPPPVHLPPPVYKYKSPPPPHHVYKYKSPPPPPPHPVYKYKSPPPPPHPVYKYKSPPPPPHPVPHPVYKYKSPPPPPHPVPHPVYKYKSPPPPVYKYKSPPPPPPVYKYKSPPPPVYHYKSPPPPPPVYKYKSPPPPVYHYKSPPPPPPVYKYKSPPPPPPVYHYKSPPPPPPVYKYKSPPPPHHY from the coding sequence ATGATGGgaagcaaagcaaaagcaatgGGGTCTGGGCTGACTCCTCTTCTTACCACTGTTTTAGTGGTATTTGTTGCTCTTGGCTTGCCCTCAGAAACTGCAGCTGATGATCACTACAAGTATtcatctcctcctcctccttacCACTATCCCTCACCACCACCTCCAGTGCATTTACCTCCACCAGTGTACAAATACAAGTCCCCACCACCACCTCATCATGTTTACAAGTACAAATCTCCACCACCCCCACCACCACACCCAGTTTACAAGTATaagtcgccaccaccacctcctcatCCGGTATACAAGTACAAGTCTCCTCCGCCACCTCCTCATCCGGTACCACACCCAGTTTACAAGTATaagtcaccaccaccacctcctcatCCGGTACCACACCCAGTTTACAAGTATAAGTCTCCTCCGCCACCAGTTTACAAATATAAgtctcctccaccaccacctccagtgTACAAATACAAGTCTCCACCACCACCAGTTTACCACTACAAGTCTCCACCACCTCCTCCCCCAGTTTACAAATACAAGTCTCCACCACCACCAGTTTACCACTACAAGTCTCCACCACCTCCTCCCCCAGTTTACAAATACAagtctccaccaccaccaccaccagttTACCACTACAAgtcaccaccacctcctccccCAGTTTACAAATACAAGTCTCCACCACCTCCTCACCACTACTAA
- the LOC140015482 gene encoding uncharacterized protein isoform X2, whose product MMGSKAKAMGSGLTPLLTTVLVVFVALGLPSETAADDHYKYSSPPPPYHYPSPPPPVHLPPPVYKYKSPPPPHHVYKYKSPPPPPPHPVYKYKSPPPPPHPVPHPVYKYKSPPPPPHPVPHPVYKYKSPPPPVYKYKSPPPPPPVYKYKSPPPPVYHYKSPPPPPPVYKYKSPPPPVYHYKSPPPPPPVYKYKSPPPPPPVYHYKSPPPPPPVYKYKSPPPPHHY is encoded by the exons ATGATGGgaagcaaagcaaaagcaatgGGGTCTGGGCTGACTCCTCTTCTTACCACTGTTTTAGTGGTATTTGTTGCTCTTGGCTTGCCCTCAGAAACTGCAGCTGATGATCACTACAAGTATtcatctcctcctcctccttacCACTATCCCTCACCACCACCTCCAGTGCATTTACCTCCACCAGTGTACAAATACAAGTCCCCACCACCACCTCATCATGTTTACAAGTACAAATCTCCACCACCCCCACCACCACACCCAGTTTACAAGTATaagtcgccaccaccac CTCCTCATCCGGTACCACACCCAGTTTACAAGTATaagtcaccaccaccacctcctcatCCGGTACCACACCCAGTTTACAAGTATAAGTCTCCTCCGCCACCAGTTTACAAATATAAgtctcctccaccaccacctccagtgTACAAATACAAGTCTCCACCACCACCAGTTTACCACTACAAGTCTCCACCACCTCCTCCCCCAGTTTACAAATACAAGTCTCCACCACCACCAGTTTACCACTACAAGTCTCCACCACCTCCTCCCCCAGTTTACAAATACAagtctccaccaccaccaccaccagttTACCACTACAAgtcaccaccacctcctccccCAGTTTACAAATACAAGTCTCCACCACCTCCTCACCACTACTAA